From the Diospyros lotus cultivar Yz01 chromosome 13, ASM1463336v1, whole genome shotgun sequence genome, one window contains:
- the LOC127787859 gene encoding bifunctional monothiol glutaredoxin-S16, chloroplastic, which produces MAAINLPSPAQVSSSSSSLRLLPSYSLQNGPTLSLYSHPSPSHLFPSLSLRPKPPTRPHRRTAVASALGKLAETDSVVVPQEPDELAAKFPGETGVYAVYDKNGDLQFVGISRNIAASILAHQKSVPQLCWSVKVGVMDEPDRTALTQAWKSWMEEHIGATGKVPPGNESGNTTWVRQPPKKKPDLRLTPGPHVQLTVPLEELIDQLVKENKVVAFIKGSRSTPLCGFSQRVISILETEGVDYESVDVLDEEYNSGLRETLKKYSNWPTFPQIFVNGELVGGCDILSSMYEKGELASLFKK; this is translated from the exons ATGGCGGCAATCAACCTACCATCACCGGCTCAAgtttcctcttcctcctcctctctgCGTCTTCTCCCTTCCTATTCTCTCCAAAATGGCCCCACCCTCTCGCTCTATTCACACCCCAGCCCTTCccatctctttccctctctctctctccgacCCAAACCCCCAACCAGACCTCACCGCCGGACCGCCGTCGCTTCGGCTCTCGGGAAGCTAGCCGAGACCGATTCCGTCGTCGTCCCGCAGGAACCCGACGAATTGGCCGCCAAATTCCCGGGGGAGACCGGGGTGTACGCGGTCTACGATAAGAACGGCGACCTGCAGTTCGTTGGGATATCTCGGAATATCGCCGCCAGTATTCTCGCCCACCAGAAATCCGTGCCGCAGCTCTGTTGGTCCGTCAAG GTTGGAGTGATGGATGAGCCAGATAGAACAGCTCTAACCCAGGCCTGGAAATCATGGATGGAAGAACACATAGGAGCCACAGGAAAGGTTCCACCAGGCAACGAGTCAGGAAACACAACATGGGTTCGTCAGCCACCAAAGAAGAAGCCTGACCTACGCTTAACCCCTGGCCCCCACGTCCAGCTTACAGTCCCGCTGGAGGAACTCATCGATCAGCTGGTGAAAGAAAACAAGGTGGTGGCCTTCATCAAGGGATCAAGAAGCACCCCATTATGCGGGTTTTCACAGAGGGTGATCAGCATACTGGAAACCGAAGGGGTCGATTATGAAAGTGTCGACGTGCTCGACGAAGAGTATAATTCCGGATTGAGGGAGACACTGAAGAAGTACAGCAACTGGCCTACATTTCCTCAGATTTTTGTGAACGGTGAGCTAGTTGGGGGGTGTGACATCTTGTCTTCAATGTATGAGAAGGGTGAGCTTGCTAGTTTGTTCAAAAAGTAG